A segment of the Coffea arabica cultivar ET-39 chromosome 8c, Coffea Arabica ET-39 HiFi, whole genome shotgun sequence genome:
CCGGAGGAGCCTTGTCAAAGCTCTGTAGCTGGGGCCGTTCGTTGAGGCTTGGAGCTAAAGGGCTATGCTTTGCGAAGCGGAAGCCCGGTTACATTCGGGTCGGGCAAGAACCGGTTGCGGAGTCGAAGAATTCAGTGAGTACACCCAAGGGGCATTTGGCTGTGTACGTGGGGGAAGATGATGATGAGACTTGCAGAGTTCTTGTGCCCGTGATTTATTTTAATCATCCTCTGTTTGCTGACTTGTTAAGGGAGGCTGAAAAGGTTCATGGGTTTGATCATCCTGGTGGAATACAGattccttgtcagaaatctgaaTTCGAAAGTGTTAAAATGAGAATTGCCGCTGCCGGTAGCGGTGGTGTAAACAGCCGTGGTGGGCGGAGCTGGAGACAGTTGCTGATGAGTAATCGGCATGAGAAATTGGACAACTGACGAGATAGTGATGTGGAGGGTGCCGTCCGCAATTCTCGTTTGGCTGTTTGTCTTTGATCAATTTGGGGGAAAAAATATCAGGCGCCCttcatgttcttttttttttttttttgaattaattttctttctttccctgtTGCTATAGTCTTAGTTGATGTAATAGGCTATGGTAGATTTTCTTGTGCAAACATATTCTCCTTTGGGCCAATTATGAAAAGTAACCTTATTTTGAGTTTTATAATTAGTCCATTGCGCAGTTCTCCTCGTTTCAATTTACAATGCAAAATTTGATGCACTATGTTTGCATAGATACAGATTTTCGAGCAACTCTAAATTAGTCAATTACATGTTTTACAAATCATATTttcatatattttattttttttaacggaTACGATAAATCTATTTTATCTTATATTAGGGGGTACCCGACTTAAAGAGATCCAAGAATAATTCGGAGGGGACTGATCCACCACCGGACCAGACGAATACACTATGCATCCGCCTGGACTTTTTAAGCAAAATCACTTAATGTGATAATTGATGGGAGGTAAGggtcaccaatcaaattttaaTGTTTTGGTGGCTGCCAAACGCCGGAGCAAAGGCAGGTGGTTTACAAATCATATTCTCATATAATCAGGGGGCTTTATGAACTAAGGTCTGACAAATTCAACCTAAGCTCACTTCAAGTATCTCGGTTTCAATCCAAAACTAAACTATCAAAGCTTGAAGAGACGTTTGGCCATTAATATTGATTGATATGGCAAATGCAAAACATAGCAGCACTCTTTTTCAAATCTGCCTGTTTTCGATTGAAATCCTCTAACAGACAATAATGTTTTAAGCAattccttaaaaaaatatatacatgttTTAATAGTGTCTATGTTTTTGccttttaaataaataataaataaataactttgAGTCGAGACCATATAGATTTCTACCGTCAAACATGTGTAATGTTATGTGTGATGCcctaaaataagaaagaaaaaagattttttcctaataaaatcAGAACAAGGAAGTATATGACCTTGTTCTTGCTTGTTTTAAATTTTGCAAAATATGATCACGGGAAGTAATTATTGAGCATAATGGCAATCAAGAAAATTTACTAattatgaattttgattttttttttgtttactaaCAAAACTTATAACCTGAATACAAAAGTGTTCAAGAAtgtcaaaaaaattaattatctaaaatcaaaatttataattaacTAAAATAATCAATTGAGAATAAGACCTACTGCATTTCCATCACCAACGAAGAAAAGGTTGTGGGGTAAAATCGTCTTTTAATTAAAGAACAATGACCGGTTACCCAAACTATAAATATcggtttttaaattattgacAGGGTTTACTCTTCGCTGGGTTTTAGCTGCATACACTTCTTAACGCCGTCGCTCCAACCGCCTTTATCATCCTTCTCCACCGCAGAGCCACCACCTGCGGCCTCCTCCGACCGAACAAGCAAGAAACCAATAAGCTCGAACTTGTTAAAGCTATCAAATGGAGGCCAAAGAAAATCCCTCGTAAGATGTTTCTTTTGCATTTTATAGCATATGGTGcagtttgttaaattttctgtttgtgGAGCTATGGTGCTACTATCTTTATAAGGGACTTCAAAGAAGCTAACTTGGGACTAAAATTTGACTCTTTTTAGCTGGAATAATTCGAACCCTTTTTTCTTTGTGGGGCTACTATAtagttttaattgattttttgcattttattccttgtctTTCCTCCTTGACTTTTACCTAGCTGCCTCTGCCGTCCATGGGTTTTTAGTGGAAATGCTAAAAAGAATTCCTTTTTCGAAAATGCAGAATAAATGGGTTGATTAGGGGGCAAATTTGAATTGAACAGGAAAAATGGACCTTGTGGCCTTCATGAGATAGTAGATTAAAGACATAAATTTTACGAATTGGGCAGCAAATTGGGCAGCTGAAAACAATTTTGAAGTTTCGATCAACATTGATTTAGCTTCAGACTTTCTGGTTGGTCTATTACTTGCTAAAGTTTGGATATTTAAGTTGTCTCCTATTGAGTTCCTAATCCTCTAATTGTTGCCAACTGAGTCTTTTTATGGTTATACAGTATTCAGGTGGACAATGAGGATACCAACAAGATTATAAtgccagaaaaggaaaaaaacaagaatcagaagaaggaaaagaaagatcaGGTATGTACAGCCAATGTACAGTACTTTTACTTCTTGTTCTGATGGAATATGCGTGAAGATTAATGGTTTTTATATCTCTAGGTGCCTGGAAAGCTTAGAGCTATATCAAATCCTAAATTAAGTAAGTCCCAGAAAAGAAAATTGAGGAGGCTTGAGGTGCGTGCATCTTTAATATTATGTCTGTTTGGTTCTTTAGGTTAGGTCCTAATTGTTTTGGAAGGGCTGAGGTATTTGTTTTTCTGATGTGTAGGAGGAGAAGGAGAAGGCCTCTCTTTGGTCGCAAAGCATCGAGACCCTAGAGTGCGATCCCTTTctcgttttttttttacttgttcTAGTGTTGTTTCTGAGACAAACACCAACTAGTGCTTGAATATCAAAGTGAATGCTAGTATTTTTTGGTTCACAGGAAGTACAAAATAAGAGATGATGTCTATTCACTTATGTGGTCTTCACGAAACTTGGGCCAGGTTTATACAAATGTTCCCTAATTGGTGAATCAGGTTGATACTGGTTTATTAGCTAGCTTTGCTTCAAATTTCAGGTTGAAACTGTGCGTGAGAAACGCCAAAGGGAGGTGCAGTTTTCTAAAGCTGGTTTAGAATTGCCACATGCTGTTCAACCTTTCAAGAAGAGGACCATCAATGATTCTGCTTGTGAGATCGAGCATTGTTCTGATAGAATACATGTTGCTTACAGCAATGAATCAGCTAAAGATAAAGAAGAAGCGCTAAATGCCATTTCTATCTCCTCACCATCATCTGAAGGACTAACTGTCAGAAATGAAGTTGGTACCTTTACTGGAGATGCTGAGATTATGGTTAAGAAAGTACCCCATGACAATATCACATTGGCAACTCCACAATCAGTGCAGAAGTGCCCATTCAAATGCAATTCTGATGATAAGGATATCAAAAAGTTAAAAGTATAGTTCTATTCCTATATATTAAAGTTTTTAAAGTTTAACTTCATCATGGATATGCAATGGTTAGGCTATAATTTAAGGCAAGGTAAATACTATCTATTGGCATTAATTCTTTGACAGGATAAGGTTGATGAAGATCCAGAAGTCAAATCTAAGAATAAGAGCATTTTAGCTAACTCACCTCCAGAAGGACCTATTACTGCCCTGGATGGAGTGGATGTGTTCAGGAGGAAAGAGGATGAAGCACAGAAAAATAGTCTTAACTGTTCCAGTTCCAGACCTTTTGCTAACTCTCCCCAAGAAAGGGCTTTGGTTGCCCCAATGGTGGTGCATGTATCTAGATCAAAGAATGTTGAGAACCAAAGAAAGAATCTTCCTATTGTCATGATGGAGCAGGAGATAATGGAAGCTATAAATGAGAATATGAGTGTCATAATTTGTGGTGAGACTGG
Coding sequences within it:
- the LOC113703355 gene encoding auxin-responsive protein SAUR36, which produces MRRSRGLRLGRKMGRVFKWFINRRAQTRAAYPRLGSSSCTGGALSKLCSWGRSLRLGAKGLCFAKRKPGYIRVGQEPVAESKNSVSTPKGHLAVYVGEDDDETCRVLVPVIYFNHPLFADLLREAEKVHGFDHPGGIQIPCQKSEFESVKMRIAAAGSGGVNSRGGRSWRQLLMSNRHEKLDN